The window ATTTTCGCGCATGCGTTTGTATCAGGAGGAGGATACCAAACCCAAGGTTCAGAAGAAGGAAGTGAGAGTGTATCCTGAGCTGGAGAAAGACGACCCTCTATCTGTACTCTCTTCCATAATAGCCCAGGTAACGCAAAGCATGCTGGTTCAACCCAATGGAACGGGAGCACCACGGGCCACATCATCAGTAGGTCCAGTGACTGTATCTGATCTTAATGTGGTGTTGTTCCCCTCCTGGCCTGTAGGAGGAGAGCAGGAGCGTGCTGCTGGACCAGCTGGGTCAGAGACTGATGGACAAGATCGGTTCTTCTTGGAGCAAGAAGTACAGGAAACTCCACGGCCCCATAGGCAAGGTAGGACATGACTGATGGGCGTCCCCCAAGAGCTCCACAATGCCACATAAACACTTCGCTTTCCTTATCTCCTCTACATCGTTCTACATGTTAtccttccactcatctccctctccctctcgcctcctctctccctctgcagttCCTCCAGAACCACAgtgatgtgtttgtgttggtCAATAATGGCACTTGGGTGGCCCTGAAAGCCAACCCCCCTAGCCCGGTGACCCAGCCCTCCAGCCCAGCCCACCTAACCCCTGGCTCTAGCTCTACCCCAGACCCAGTCCACAATAACACAGCCAACCACCTACCAGAACCAGGACTGGAGACAGAACCGAAGACGGCACCAGAACCACAGGTACACTAGTTAGACCTCTCATGGTTCTGCTTTAATGATGGTGTGTCTGCTATGTTGATGCTGCAATTGGTTATGTTTAaatcttttttctctctctcgctctcaatctCCATTTATCCATgcatctttcttcctctctccatctctccacaggGCAGCCACTGGTTTGATCTGAATGACTCCACAGTGACGTCGATCCAcgagagagacgtagagaaaaTGTACCAGGGAAAGGAGAGTGCCTACATGCTGTTCTATAGGAAGACACTGCTACGCAGGCCTTCTGGAGGtacgtgggtgtttgtgtgtgggtgtgtgtttgtgtgtgggagagaggcgtaagaaggaaagggagggagagagtgagtgagtgagcgcaAGGAAAGGAGAGCCACATCCAAACTTGATGCgagtgggagaggaagagagatggtgaAGGAGAGACATGAAAACGTACACAGTCTTTCAAATGAGATTTTCCCCCTGGCAGCCCTCAGGAATCCTGGGTATCAGGTTCCCCCTCACCTCTTAGAGATGGCtgaagaggagaacagaagacTACAACAGAGACGGTActcacgtgtacacacacacacacacacacacacacacacacacacacacacacacacacacacacacacacacacacacacacacacacacacacacacacacacacaaacgaagACTGTATTTTGCAATGTTTTGCggctatctgtgtgtgtgtactctgctATAGGGAGGCGTTTGAGGCCAGCAATAACAGTGTTGAGCTGCGTCTCCACCTAGCGCCACACTATAGGTTGGAAAACGGAGCTCTTAAGCCAATCAGCATAGAGCAGAAAGAGGCCACCAACCTCACCTTCGACCGCTGCAGGACCGTAGGAGACCTGCGAATGATCATCTACCAGGTGACGTCATCCCTCCGACTCATTAACGCACTTCCTTAATGCCGCCATGGCACTGAGCAAAAAGctcaaacctgtgtgtgtgtgttcagaagcAGGATTTCTGGGAGGGGGATATGGCTCTGACTGTGGCCAGAAGTCTGCCAGCCGGCCTTCACCTCTACAACACTCTCACAGgtgagacatgcacacacacacttaaacatgCACACATTTGCAGCATGTCCATTCAGTGAGAGTTGATTCTGAActttagtatgtgtgtgtttcagatgaCGAGGTGTCTCTTTACAGTGCAGGCATCTTGTCCGGCACTGATCTATTTGTGTGGAAcggcagagaggtgaggagacACTCAAATCAACACAATCCACCATTGTACATACTGCTACTGGATGTCCTAAAACCAAAACTGCTGTCGGGTCATATCATATCCCCTTTATTTCCTCAGGTTTGTGGGGCGACTGTCCAAACAGGAGCCGAGTGGGAACCAGTGTTGCTGACCGTGGTTCGCCCCTCTctgggagaagaagaggagggggagggagaaggagtgggagaggaagGAGGCTCGGGGCTGACGAAGCAGTCGAGGGGTTTCGCTGGGAGGGTGACTctaggagaggtgagggaggcaTTAGGGGAGCCACAGGAGAGCCTCCTGTgtcaggagaagaggggaggggagggagggggggccaGCGGGTGGAGGGTATTCCCTCCTGGAGACATGCAGAGGACCCTGAAGGAGCTGGCCTTGAAGGATGGAGACGCACTGCTGGTGCTGGAGCCACAGACACAGGACAGCAGGTAGGCAGCGTGGTGTGTGCGCGCGGCATTGTGTCAGTCTGTGTAAGTGACTGACAGATATGAGGTGTGGTTGGTGTGTTTgctatggctgtgtgtgtaatgtctctctctcccagtgtgttcagtgtgagTGGTGATATGGTAACCGTGACAACACCATCAGACTGTCGCTGGCTTCTGGTGGAATACCgaccagagagaagaagaagaggagggggggaggaagaggaggagaggatgagggcaAAGGTCCCTGCCTCTGGAAACATGGTGAGCTAGCaagtgtgtgggtgcgtgtggcggtggtatgtgtgtttagtatgttaatgtgtgtgttcagtatgttaatgtgtgtgtttagtatgttaatgtgtgtgtttagtatgttaatgtgtgtgtttagtatgttaatgtgtgtgtttagtatgttaatgtgtgtgtgttcttttctAGCTCCTATGTGAGGTGAAACAGAGGGCCATAGCAGAGCTGCAGCTACAGGAGCATCTAGCAGGTCaaatactgttactgttaccactCCTACTAGCAGCAGCTATAGGTCAGATACTGATACCACTCCTACTAGCAGCAGCTATAGGTCAGATACTGATACCACTCCTACTAGCAGCAGCTATAGGTCAGatactgttaccactcctaatagcaACAGCTATAGGTCAGATaatgttaccactcctaatagcaACAGCTATAGGTCAGATaatgttaccactcctaatagcaGCAGCTATAGGTCAGatactgttaccactcctaatagcaGCAGCTATAGGTCAGatactgttaccactcctaatagcaGCAGCTATAGGTCAGatactgttaccactcctaatagcaGCAGCTATAGGTCAGatactgttaccactcctaatagcaGCAGCTATAGGTCAGatactgttaccactcctaatagcaGCAGCTATAGGTCAGATaatgttaccactcctaatagcaGCAGCTATAGGTCAGatactgttaccactcctaatagcaGCAGCTATAGGTCAGatactgttaccactcctaatagcaGCAGCTATAGGTCAGatactgttaccactcctaatagcaGCAGCTATAGGTCAGATaatgttaccactcctaatagcaGCAGCTATAGGTCAGatactgttaccactcctaatagcaGCAGCTATAGGTCAGatactgttaccactcctaatagcaGCAGCTATAGGTCAGATaatgttaccactcctaatagcaGCAGCTATAGGTCAGatactgttaccactcctaatagcaGCAGCTATAGGTCAGATACTGataccactcctaatatcatcagctataagtcaggtactgttactgttaccactcctaatatcatcagctatagttaaggtactgttactgttaccactcctaatatcatcagctatagttaaggtactgttactgttaccactcctaatatcatcagctatagttaaggtactgttactgttaccactcctaatatcatcagctatagttaaggtactgttaccactcctaatatcatcagctatagttaaggtactgttaccgctcctaatatcatcagctatagttaaggtactgttaccgctcctaatatcatcagctataggTCAGATACTGTTACCgctcctaatatcatcagctataggtcaggtactgtTACTATTACCACTCCTACTAGCAGCAGCTATAGGTCAGATACTGATACCAATCCTACTAGCAGCAGCTATAGGTCAGatactgttaccactcctaatagcaGCAGCTATAGGTcagatactgatactgttactgttaccactCCCTACCATTACCATTACTGGTTCACCAACttcttctctgatagagttcagtgtgtcaaatcggagggcctgttgtccgggtctctggcagtctctatgggggtgccacagggttcaattcttgggccgactctcttctctgtatacatcaatgatgtcgctcttgctgctggtgagtctctgatccacctctacgtagacgacaccattctgtatacttcttgcccttctttggacactgttaacaaccctccagacgagtttcaatgccatacaactctccttcagtggcctccaactgctcttaaatacaagtaaaactaaatgcatgctgttcaaccgatcgctgcccgcacctgcccgcccgtccaacatcactactctggacggttctgacttagaatatgtggacaactacaaatacctgggtgtctggttagactgtaaactctccttccagactcacatcaaacatctccaatccaaagttaaatctagaattggcttcctatttcacaacaaagcatccttcactcatgctgccaaacataccctcgaaaaactgaccatcctaccgatcctcaacttcggtgatgtcatctataaaatagcctccaacactctactcaacaaatttgctgcagtctatcacagtgccatccattttgtcaccaaagccccatatactacccaccactgcgacctgtactctctcgttgcctggccctcgcttcatactcgtcgccaaacccactggttccaggtcatctacaagaccctgctaggtaaagttcccccttatctcagctcgctggtcaccatagcagcacccacctgtagcacgtgctccagtaggtatatctctctggtcacccccaaagccaattttcctattcctcctctccttccagttctctgctgccaatgactggaacgaactacaaaaatctctgaaactggaaacacttatctccctcactagctttaagcaccagctgtcagtgcAGTTTACAGATtcctgcacctgtacttagcccaaacaactacctctccccctactgtatttatttatttagctcctttgcaccccattatttctactttgcacattcttccactgcaaatctaccattccagtgttttacttgctatattgtatttacttcgccaaggccttttttgcctttacctcccttatctcacctcatttgctcacattgtatatagacttatttttcgaCTGTATtaatgactgtatgtttgtttttactccatgtgtaactctgtgttgttgtatgtgtcgaactgctttgcttcatcttggccaggtcgcaattgtaaatgagaacttgttctcaacttgcctacctggttaaataaaggtgaaataaaaaatactgttactattaccactcctaatatcatcagctatagttaaggtactgttactgttaccactcctaatatcatcagctataggtcagatactgttaccactcctaatatcatcagctatagttaagttactgttactactcctaatatcatcagctacAGTTAAGttactgttaccactcctaatatcatcagctataggtcagatactgttaccactcctaatatcatcagctatagttaaggtactgttaccactcctaatatcatcagctatagttaagttactgttaccactcctaatatcatcagctatagttaagttactgttaccactcctaatatcatcagctatagttaagtTACTGTTACCACacctaatatcatcagctatagttaagttactgttaccactcctaatatcatcagctatagttaagttactgttaccactcctaatatcatcagctatagttaagttactgttactgttaccactcctaatagcaGTAGCTATAGTgaagttactgttactgttaccactcctaatatcatcagctatagttaagttactgttactgttaccactcctaatagcaGTAGCTATAGTGAAGTTACTGTTActattaccactcctaatatcatcagctatagtgaagttactgttactattaccactcctaatatcatcagctatagttaaggtactgttactactcctaatatcatcagctatagttaagatactgttaccactcctaatatcatcagctatagttaagttactgttactactcctaatatcatcagctatagttaagttactgttactgttaccactcctaatagcaGTAGCTATAGGTCAGatactgttaccactcctaatatcatcagctatagttcAGTTACTGTTACCACacctaatatcatcagctatagttaaggtacagttaccactcctaatatcatcagctatagttaagttactgttactgttaccactcctaatatcatcagctatagttaaggtactgttaccactcctaatatcatcagctatagttaaggtactgttactgttaccactcctaatatcatcagctatagttaaggtactgttactgttaccactcctaatatcatcagctatagttaaggtactgttactgttaccactcctaatatcatcagctatagttaaggtactgttaccactcctaatatcatcagctatagttaaggtactgttaccactcctaatatcatcagctatagttaaggtactgttactattaccactcctaatatcatcagctacAGGTCAGGTACTGTTActattaccactcctaatatcatcagctatagttaaggtactgttactattaccactcctaatatcatcagctacAGGTCAGgtactgttaccactcctaatatcatcaactatagttaaggtactgttactattaccactcctaatatcatcagctatagttaaggtactgttactactcctaatatcatcagctatagttaaggtactgttaccactcctaatatcatcagctatagttaaggtactgttactgttaccactcctaatatcatcagctataggTCAGATActattaccactcctaatatcatcagctatagttaaggtactgttaccactcctaatatcatcagctatagttaaggtactgttactgttaccactcctaatatcatcagctatagttaaggtactgttactgttaccactcctaatatcatcagctatagttaaggtactgttaccactcctaatatcatcagctatagttaaggtactgttaccactcctaatatcatcagctatagttaaggtactgttaccactcctaatatcatcagctatagttaaggtactgttactattaccactcctaatatcatcagctacAGGTCAGGTACTGTTActattaccactcctaatatcatcagctatagttaaggtactgttactattaccactcctaatatcatcagctacAGGTCAGgtactgttaccactcctaatatcatcaactatagttaaggtactgttactattaccactcctaatatcatcagctatagttaaggtactgttactactcctaatatcatcagctatagttaaggtactgttactactcctaatatcatcagctatagttaaggtactgttactATTACCACTCCTActatcatcagctatagttaaggtactgttactgttaccactcctaatatcatcagctatagttaaggtactgttactattaccactcctaatatcagcagctatagttaaggtactgttactattaccactcctaatatcatcagctatagttaaggtactgttactactcctaatatcatcagctatagttcaggtactgttactattaccactcctaatatcatcagctatagttaaggtactgttactactcctaatatcatcagctatagttcaggtactgttactattaccactcctaatatcatcagctataggtcagatactgttaccactcctaatatcatcagctatgGGTCAGATACTGTTTCCACTCCTAATATCAGcagctatagttaaggtactgttactactcctaatatcatcagctatagttcaggtactgttactattaccactcctaatatcatcagctatagttaaggtactgttaccactcctaatatcatcagctatagttaaggtactgttactgttaccactcctaatatcatcagctatgGGTCAGATACTGTTtccactcctaatatcatcagctatagttaaggtactgttactgttaccactcctaatatcatcagctatagttaaggtactgttactgttaccactcctaatatcatcagctataggtcagatactgttaccactcctaatatcatcagctatagttaagttactgttactactcctaatatcatcagctacAGTTAAGttactgttaccactcctaatatcatcagctataggtcagatactgttaccactcctaatatcatcagctatagttaaggtactgttaccactcctaatatcatcagctatagttaagttactgttaccactcctaatatcatcagctatagttaagttactgttaccactcctaatatcatcagctatagttaagtTACTGTTACCACacctaatatcatcagctatagttaagttactgttaccactcctaatatcatcagctatagttaagttactgttaccactcctaatatcatcagctatagttaagttactgttactgttaccactcctaatagcaGTAGCTATAGTGAAGTTACTGTTACTcttaccactcctaatatcatcagctatagttaagttactgttactgttaccactcctaatagcaGTAGCTATAGTGAAGTTACTGTTActattaccactcctaatatcatcagctatagtgaagttactgttactattaccactcctaatatcatcagctatagttaaggtactgttactactcctaatatcatcagctatagttaagatactgttaccactcctaatatcatcagctatagttaagttactgttactactcctaatatcatcagctatagttaagttactgttactgttaccactcctaatagcaGTAGCTATAGGTCAGATACTGTTACCACtctaatatcatcagctatagttcAGTTACTGTTACCACacctaatatcatcagctatagttaaggtacagttaccactcctaatatcatcagctatagttaagttactgttactgttaccactcctaatatcatcagctatagttaaggtactgttaccactctaatatcatcagctatagttaaggtactgttactgttaccactcctaatatcatcagctatagttaaggtactgttactgttaccactcctaatatcatcagctatagttaaggtactgttactgttaccactctaatatcatcagctatagttaaggtactgttaccactcctaatatcatcagctatagttaaggtactgttaccactcctaatatcatcagctatagttaaggtactgttactATTACCACTCTAATATCATCAGCTACAGGTCAGGTACTGTTActattaccactcctaatatcatcagctatagttaaggtactgttactattaccactcctaatatcatcagctacAGGTCAGgtactgttaccactcctaatatcatcaactatagttaaggtactgttactattaccactcctaatatcatcagctatagttaaggtactgttactactcctaatatcatcagctatagttaaggtactgttaccactcctaatatcatcagctatagttaaggtactgttactgttaccactcctaatatcatcagctataggTCAGATActattaccactcctaatatcatcagctatagttaaggtactgttaccactcctaatatcatcagctatagttaaggtactgttactgttaccactcctaatatcatcagctatagttaaggtactgttactgttaccactcctaatatcatcagctatagttaaggtactgttaccactcctaatatcatcagctatagttaaggtactgttaccactcctaatatcatcagctatagttaaggtactgttaccactcctaatatcatcagctatagttaaggtactgttactat is drawn from Oncorhynchus keta strain PuntledgeMale-10-30-2019 chromosome 37, Oket_V2, whole genome shotgun sequence and contains these coding sequences:
- the LOC127916691 gene encoding uncharacterized protein LOC127916691 isoform X2, with translation MLPLLIATAIGQIMLPLLIAAAIGQILLPLLIAAAIGQILLPLLIAAAIGQILLPLLIAAAIGQILLPLLIAAAIGQILLPLLIAAAIGQIMLPLLIAAAIGQILLPLLIAAAIGQILLPLLIAAAIGQILLPLLIAAAIGQILLPLLIAAAIGQILLPLLIAAAIGQIMLPLLIAAAIGQILLPLLIAAAIGQILIPLLISSAISQVLLLLPLLISSAIVKVLLLLPLLISSAIVKVLLLLPLLISSAIVKVLLLLPLLISSAIVKVLLPLLISSAIVKVLLPLLISSAIVKVLLPLLISSAIGQILLPLLISSAIGQVLLLLPLLLAAAIGQILIPILLAAAIGQILLPLLIAAAIGQILILLLLPLPTITITGSPTSSLIEFSVSNRRACCPGLWQSLWGCHRVQFLGRLSSLYTSMMSLLLLVSL
- the LOC127916691 gene encoding uncharacterized protein LOC127916691 isoform X4 produces the protein MLPLLIATAIGQIMLPLLIAAAIGQILLPLLIAAAIGQILLPLLIAAAIGQILLPLLIAAAIGQILLPLLIAAAIGQILLPLLIAAAIGQIMLPLLIAAAIGQILLPLLIAAAIGQILLPLLIAAAIGQILLPLLIAAAIGQILLPLLIAAAIGQIMLPLLIAAAIGQILLPLLIAAAIGQILIPLLISSAISQVLLLLPLLISSAIVKVLLLLPLLISSAIVKVLLLLPLLISSAIVKVLLLLPLLISSAIVKVLLPLLISSAIVKVLLPLLISSAIVKVLLPLLISSAIGQILLPLLISSAIGQVLLLLPLLLAAAIGQILIPILLAAAIGQILLPLLIAAAIGQILILLLLPLPTITITGSPTSSLIEFSVSNRRACCPGLWQSLWGCHRVQFLGRLSSLYTSMMSLLLLVSL
- the LOC127916691 gene encoding uncharacterized protein LOC127916691 isoform X5, with product MLPLLIATAIGQIMLPLLIAAAIGQILLPLLIAAAIGQILLPLLIAAAIGQILLPLLIAAAIGQILLPLLIAAAIGQILLPLLIAAAIGQILLPLLIAAAIGQILLPLLIAAAIGQIMLPLLIAAAIGQILLPLLIAAAIGQILIPLLISSAISQVLLLLPLLISSAIVKVLLLLPLLISSAIVKVLLLLPLLISSAIVKVLLLLPLLISSAIVKVLLPLLISSAIVKVLLPLLISSAIVKVLLPLLISSAIGQILLPLLISSAIGQVLLLLPLLLAAAIGQILIPILLAAAIGQILLPLLIAAAIGQILILLLLPLPTITITGSPTSSLIEFSVSNRRACCPGLWQSLWGCHRVQFLGRLSSLYTSMMSLLLLVSL
- the LOC127916691 gene encoding uncharacterized protein LOC127916691 isoform X6, encoding MLPLLIATAIGQIMLPLLIAAAIGQILLPLLIAAAIGQILLPLLIAAAIGQILLPLLIAAAIGQILLPLLIAAAIGQILLPLLIAAAIGQILLPLLIAAAIGQIMLPLLIAAAIGQILLPLLIAAAIGQILIPLLISSAISQVLLLLPLLISSAIVKVLLLLPLLISSAIVKVLLLLPLLISSAIVKVLLLLPLLISSAIVKVLLPLLISSAIVKVLLPLLISSAIVKVLLPLLISSAIGQILLPLLISSAIGQVLLLLPLLLAAAIGQILIPILLAAAIGQILLPLLIAAAIGQILILLLLPLPTITITGSPTSSLIEFSVSNRRACCPGLWQSLWGCHRVQFLGRLSSLYTSMMSLLLLVSL
- the LOC127916691 gene encoding uncharacterized protein LOC127916691 isoform X3, translating into MLPLLIATAIGQIMLPLLIAAAIGQILLPLLIAAAIGQILLPLLIAAAIGQILLPLLIAAAIGQILLPLLIAAAIGQILLPLLIAAAIGQILLPLLIAAAIGQILLPLLIAAAIGQIMLPLLIAAAIGQILLPLLIAAAIGQILLPLLIAAAIGQIMLPLLIAAAIGQILLPLLIAAAIGQILIPLLISSAISQVLLLLPLLISSAIVKVLLLLPLLISSAIVKVLLLLPLLISSAIVKVLLLLPLLISSAIVKVLLPLLISSAIVKVLLPLLISSAIVKVLLPLLISSAIGQILLPLLISSAIGQVLLLLPLLLAAAIGQILIPILLAAAIGQILLPLLIAAAIGQILILLLLPLPTITITGSPTSSLIEFSVSNRRACCPGLWQSLWGCHRVQFLGRLSSLYTSMMSLLLLVSL
- the LOC127916691 gene encoding uncharacterized protein LOC127916691 isoform X1, producing the protein MLPLLIATAIGQIMLPLLIAAAIGQILLPLLIAAAIGQILLPLLIAAAIGQILLPLLIAAAIGQILLPLLIAAAIGQILLPLLIAAAIGQILLPLLIAAAIGQILLPLLIAAAIGQILLPLLIAAAIGQIMLPLLIAAAIGQILLPLLIAAAIGQILLPLLIAAAIGQIMLPLLIAAAIGQILLPLLIAAAIGQILIPLLISSAISQVLLLLPLLISSAIVKVLLLLPLLISSAIVKVLLLLPLLISSAIVKVLLLLPLLISSAIVKVLLPLLISSAIVKVLLPLLISSAIVKVLLPLLISSAIGQILLPLLISSAIGQVLLLLPLLLAAAIGQILIPILLAAAIGQILLPLLIAAAIGQILILLLLPLPTITITGSPTSSLIEFSVSNRRACCPGLWQSLWGCHRVQFLGRLSSLYTSMMSLLLLVSL